In Helicobacter bilis, a genomic segment contains:
- the tsaD gene encoding tRNA (adenosine(37)-N6)-threonylcarbamoyltransferase complex transferase subunit TsaD, with protein sequence MRILSIESSCDDSALAYTDGTNTKLLWHEKISQEASHSHYGGVVPELASRLFARDLVQLLENFKQNFSLKDITHIAATNEPGLSTSLLEGVIMAKALALSLNIPLLGINHLKGHIYSLFIESEAILPLCVLLVSGGHTMLLECYSYNDMRVIANTLDDSFGECYDKAAKMLGLGYPGGMIIDSMAQMALKENIAPIALPIPLVNQNIQSFSFSGLKNAFRLQLEKMELKNFIQDSKTQDIKNSTQAKALALGLQESATTHLIQKCRSYMKQNSHIKHFAIVGGASANSMLREKAQSLAAQFDNKLLMSELKYCSDNAAMIGRAAIAKIQYENMIDIESKNKTIQNLDSRIYNPLSLQVSPRNTEIDTQS encoded by the coding sequence ATGCGGATTTTAAGTATTGAATCAAGTTGCGATGATAGTGCATTAGCATACACAGATGGCACTAATACAAAGCTTTTATGGCATGAAAAGATTTCACAGGAAGCCTCGCATAGCCATTATGGCGGTGTTGTGCCAGAGCTTGCCTCAAGGCTTTTTGCAAGGGATTTAGTCCAGCTATTAGAAAATTTTAAGCAAAATTTTTCACTAAAAGATATAACCCATATCGCAGCAACAAATGAGCCGGGCTTATCTACCTCACTCTTAGAGGGCGTAATAATGGCAAAGGCTTTAGCCCTATCTCTAAATATCCCTCTACTTGGCATAAATCATTTAAAAGGGCATATATACTCACTTTTTATAGAATCTGAAGCGATTTTGCCACTTTGCGTTTTGCTTGTATCAGGTGGGCATACAATGCTACTTGAATGTTATAGCTACAATGATATGCGAGTGATTGCAAATACACTTGATGATAGCTTTGGGGAATGCTATGACAAAGCAGCCAAAATGCTAGGGCTTGGCTATCCGGGTGGTATGATTATAGATTCTATGGCACAAATGGCATTAAAAGAAAATATTGCCCCCATAGCCTTACCCATACCGCTTGTAAATCAAAATATACAAAGCTTTAGTTTCTCGGGGTTAAAAAATGCGTTTCGCTTGCAGCTTGAAAAAATGGAGTTAAAAAACTTTATACAAGATTCTAAAACACAAGATATAAAAAATAGCACACAAGCAAAGGCACTAGCCTTAGGATTGCAAGAGAGTGCGACAACGCATCTTATCCAAAAATGCAGGTCCTATATGAAGCAAAATAGCCATATCAAGCACTTTGCTATCGTAGGTGGGGCTAGCGCAAACTCTATGCTAAGAGAGAAGGCACAATCCCTAGCCGCACAATTTGATAACAAGCTATTAATGAGTGAGTTAAAATATTGTAGTGATAATGCCGCAATGATAGGCAGAGCCGCTATCGCTAAAATACAATATGAAAATATGATAGACATAGAATCTAAAAACAAAACAATACAGAATCTAGATTCTAGAATCTACAATCCCCTATCCTTACAAGTATCCCCCCGCAATACAGAAATAGATACACAATCTTAA
- a CDS encoding YraN family protein, with translation MRQKGRYYEQVALEYLISLGFEFIEQNFHSRYGEIDLIMKKDSILHFIEVKSSHCINPLVNITPKKLERLTKTIHVFLDQRQIVSHFCIDAVSIYKDNITFIENITFGL, from the coding sequence ATGCGACAAAAGGGTAGATATTACGAGCAAGTAGCATTAGAATATCTTATAAGTTTGGGGTTTGAGTTTATTGAGCAAAATTTTCATAGTCGTTATGGTGAAATCGACCTTATTATGAAAAAAGATTCTATCCTACATTTTATAGAAGTAAAATCATCGCATTGTATCAATCCACTTGTAAATATCACGCCAAAAAAGCTAGAAAGACTCACAAAAACTATACATGTTTTTTTAGACCAAAGACAGATTGTAAGCCATTTTTGCATAGATGCGGTGAGTATCTATAAAGACAATATTACATTCATTGAAAATATTACATTTGGATTGTAA
- a CDS encoding agmatine deiminase family protein: MFAEWEEQKGIVLIYPHVFCDFNANLEEVQECYESLITEILKVEPLFLIVHPKDNGAKTRLQDFLSTLETKAYPCKIIELESNDLWARDSIAISVKKQHSQVLAQITNAMLGSKTKTNKLGILDKIINKETEEEHIYANFGFNGWGLKYPANLDNKLNTKLHEIGLFENMETYGMILEGGSIDYNGNGLLLTNTQCLLEANRNPHLSKEEIEENLKSTLQVEKILWLNHGFLLGDDTDSHIDTLARFINENTIAYIKCDDLNNPHFSALNAMEHELESLAKTHNLNLVPLPFCDYVAKCDEDSINNNSLVNNLSNDNLPTNNLPASYVNFLFLNQKVLLMPTYNKPTDLTALQILKKALPDYNVISINCEALIQQHGSLHCVSMQIH, from the coding sequence ATGTTTGCAGAATGGGAAGAGCAAAAAGGGATCGTGCTTATTTATCCGCATGTATTTTGTGATTTTAATGCGAATCTAGAGGAAGTGCAAGAATGTTATGAAAGTTTGATTACAGAGATTCTAAAGGTTGAGCCTTTATTTCTCATCGTGCATCCAAAGGATAATGGTGCTAAGACGAGATTGCAAGACTTTCTATCCACACTTGAAACAAAGGCGTATCCATGCAAGATTATCGAGCTAGAGAGCAATGACTTATGGGCTAGAGATAGTATTGCCATTTCTGTGAAAAAGCAACACTCACAAGTTTTAGCACAAATCACAAATGCTATGCTAGGTAGTAAAACCAAAACCAATAAACTTGGAATCCTAGATAAAATCATCAACAAAGAAACAGAAGAAGAGCATATCTATGCAAACTTTGGATTCAATGGTTGGGGGCTAAAATACCCTGCAAATCTTGATAATAAGCTAAACACTAAACTACATGAAATAGGGCTTTTTGAGAATATGGAAACCTATGGTATGATACTTGAGGGCGGAAGTATTGACTATAATGGCAATGGACTTTTGCTTACAAATACGCAATGCTTACTCGAGGCAAATCGCAATCCGCATTTAAGCAAAGAAGAGATTGAAGAAAATCTTAAAAGCACATTGCAAGTAGAAAAGATTCTATGGCTTAATCATGGATTTTTGCTTGGTGATGATACAGATAGCCATATTGATACCCTTGCTAGATTTATCAATGAAAACACCATTGCCTACATTAAATGCGATGATTTAAATAATCCGCATTTCAGTGCGTTAAATGCTATGGAACATGAGCTAGAATCTCTTGCAAAGACACATAATCTAAACCTTGTGCCACTTCCATTTTGCGATTATGTAGCAAAGTGTGATGAAGATTCTATAAATAATAATTCGCTTGTAAATAATCTATCTAATGATAATTTACCTACTAACAACCTGCCCGCAAGCTATGTCAATTTCTTATTCTTAAATCAAAAAGTTTTGCTTATGCCAACCTATAATAAACCAACAGACCTTACCGCACTACAAATACTAAAGAAAGCCCTACCAGACTATAATGTCATAAGCATAAACTGCGAAGCATTGATACAACAACATGGAAGTTTGCATTGTGTTAGCATGCAGATACATTAG
- the pyrD gene encoding dihydroorotate dehydrogenase (quinone), which translates to MGFYKKIRPYLYKCDAEKIHNFAIKVMKMPQKIPLFESMIAKCYCRIHENLAQDIHGLHFYNPIGLASGFDKNAEAVRPLASLGFGYLELGSVTQMPQDGNEKPRMFRHVEEESLQNAMGFNNIGARGMLAHLKEVYPFCIPLGINIGKNKNIAQGDSLKNYELSLDTLKDYGDYFTFNLSSPNTPGLRDLQNESFVKELMEMAKSTTNKPIFIKISPDMEIESMLAVCDAAIQNGVNGIIATNTSIDYSLVSNPVKKNDVCFGGLSGKAISTKSKEVLRILGKNFHKKTTLISVGGIGDSNEVYERIKLGASLVQILSSMIYEGPTLISRMNNELAEKLKADGFKHINEAIGVAIQ; encoded by the coding sequence ATGGGATTCTATAAAAAAATACGACCTTATTTGTATAAATGTGATGCCGAAAAGATTCACAACTTCGCAATAAAAGTAATGAAAATGCCACAAAAGATTCCATTATTTGAATCTATGATTGCAAAGTGCTATTGTCGTATCCATGAGAATTTAGCTCAAGATATACATGGTTTGCATTTCTACAATCCCATAGGACTTGCAAGTGGATTTGATAAAAACGCGGAAGCGGTGCGACCTTTAGCTAGTCTTGGCTTTGGATATTTAGAGTTAGGTAGCGTTACACAAATGCCTCAAGATGGGAATGAAAAGCCTCGCATGTTTCGCCATGTAGAAGAAGAGAGTTTGCAAAATGCAATGGGCTTTAATAATATCGGGGCAAGGGGAATGTTGGCACATTTAAAGGAAGTATATCCCTTTTGTATCCCGCTTGGTATAAATATTGGCAAAAATAAGAATATCGCACAAGGTGATTCTCTAAAAAATTATGAATTAAGCCTTGATACACTCAAAGACTATGGCGATTATTTCACCTTTAATCTCTCATCGCCAAATACGCCCGGTTTGCGTGATTTACAAAATGAGAGCTTTGTAAAAGAGCTTATGGAGATGGCAAAAAGCACAACAAATAAGCCAATTTTCATTAAAATATCGCCTGATATGGAGATAGAATCTATGCTCGCTGTATGCGATGCGGCTATCCAAAATGGTGTAAATGGGATCATTGCTACAAACACAAGCATTGATTATAGCCTTGTCTCAAATCCAGTGAAAAAAAATGATGTATGCTTTGGTGGTCTTAGCGGTAAAGCTATTAGCACAAAATCTAAAGAGGTTTTAAGAATCTTAGGGAAGAATTTTCATAAGAAAACTACGCTTATTTCTGTTGGCGGCATTGGCGATTCTAATGAAGTGTATGAAAGAATAAAGCTTGGGGCAAGTTTAGTGCAGATTCTAAGCAGTATGATATATGAAGGTCCAACGCTTATATCTCGCATGAATAATGAGTTAGCAGAAAAGCTAAAAGCCGATGGATTCAAGCATATAAACGAAGCGATTGGAGTAGCGATTCAATGA
- the fliD gene encoding flagellar filament capping protein FliD, producing MAGKITSLGLGSSVLNADVIDKLRKADEDNVIKPVDKKMELNIEKQKQLVEIKTALETLRQHTRKLSDYSTFLGRNVSVSGEAVKASAAAGVPVQNINMEVKQLAKSDINEVGTKFASRDDAFSNDDGVLDFFSDGQSYRVEIKGGMTVGEVSQAITDATNGKIMGSIMKIGGEKPYQLMINSKETGENSRIYFGSLLRSEGMGNLDIDLQGEQDFFIEVKGTDGQMHKISVTLNIPQSASDRFLMLQNALKEALSANEATKDLVESGDITFGLPNEGRGFIINDKRGFKINVGGDKTGNLGFMQKESKSQDLYSSNIEVKEGALTGSFQVNGNTIDLAQITKKENTADQNAQAVAEALNTISGVQASTSQNKIALNSDGVTIDIKATSPEETQALESVGLKAGKYSGFSSLQKNVLKIKNVQSAADSEVLYNGATIKRPSNTIDDIVGGLTINLQKVSEEGKPDVISITQNTEDIVKEIQEFAKVYNETVPKLDAVTKFDPDTKRGGVFNTETLIRSIRPDLNQAITQHIANGLEVKSLMDYGISLNDKSVMQLDGGKLSSALSADPEKAKEVFYGGEKKDSLGKYNRYDGVFTKVNKVLADLLEGGNAKLKTFEQTLERELKNYNQEKDKAKKMLDARYDTMQQRFASFDEQIAKANNSFNAVQMMIDQAAANDKKK from the coding sequence ATGGCAGGAAAGATTACTTCTCTTGGGCTTGGTAGCTCGGTTTTAAATGCTGATGTTATTGATAAATTGCGTAAAGCCGATGAAGACAATGTTATTAAACCTGTTGATAAAAAAATGGAGCTAAATATTGAGAAGCAAAAGCAACTTGTAGAAATAAAAACTGCCCTTGAAACATTGCGACAACACACACGCAAACTCTCTGACTACTCTACATTCTTAGGGCGAAATGTAAGCGTATCTGGCGAAGCAGTAAAAGCTAGTGCAGCAGCTGGTGTGCCTGTGCAAAATATCAATATGGAAGTAAAACAACTCGCAAAAAGCGATATTAATGAAGTCGGCACAAAGTTTGCCTCAAGAGATGATGCCTTTAGTAATGATGATGGTGTGCTTGACTTTTTTAGCGATGGGCAAAGCTATCGCGTTGAGATAAAAGGGGGAATGACCGTTGGTGAAGTGAGCCAAGCCATAACCGATGCAACAAATGGAAAAATCATGGGTTCTATTATGAAAATCGGTGGGGAAAAGCCCTATCAACTTATGATTAACTCAAAAGAGACGGGCGAGAATAGTAGAATCTATTTTGGTTCTCTTTTACGATCAGAGGGCATGGGGAATCTTGATATTGACTTACAAGGGGAGCAAGACTTCTTCATAGAAGTAAAAGGCACAGATGGACAAATGCATAAAATAAGTGTTACTCTCAACATTCCACAATCTGCTAGTGATAGATTCCTAATGCTACAAAATGCGCTAAAAGAAGCCTTAAGTGCGAATGAAGCAACAAAAGATTTAGTAGAAAGTGGTGATATTACCTTTGGATTGCCAAATGAGGGCAGAGGCTTTATTATCAACGATAAAAGAGGCTTTAAGATTAATGTCGGCGGGGATAAAACGGGCAATCTAGGCTTTATGCAAAAAGAATCAAAATCACAAGATTTATATTCAAGCAATATTGAAGTAAAAGAGGGGGCGCTTACAGGTAGCTTTCAAGTCAATGGCAATACGATAGATTTAGCCCAAATCACAAAGAAAGAAAATACCGCAGACCAAAACGCCCAAGCAGTAGCAGAAGCTCTCAATACAATCAGTGGAGTGCAAGCAAGCACTAGTCAAAATAAAATCGCTTTAAATAGCGATGGCGTTACCATTGATATTAAGGCTACAAGTCCAGAAGAAACACAAGCCCTTGAGAGTGTCGGATTAAAAGCGGGGAAATATAGCGGTTTCTCATCATTGCAAAAAAATGTGCTAAAGATTAAGAATGTGCAAAGTGCTGCAGATTCTGAAGTGCTATATAATGGTGCGACAATCAAGCGTCCAAGTAACACTATCGATGATATTGTAGGCGGATTAACCATAAACTTACAAAAAGTATCAGAAGAGGGCAAACCAGATGTAATAAGCATTACGCAAAATACAGAAGACATCGTAAAAGAGATACAAGAGTTTGCAAAAGTATATAATGAAACCGTGCCAAAGCTAGATGCGGTTACAAAGTTTGACCCAGATACAAAACGAGGTGGGGTATTTAATACTGAAACGCTTATAAGGAGCATTCGCCCAGATTTAAACCAAGCCATTACCCAACATATTGCAAATGGACTTGAAGTAAAAAGCTTAATGGATTATGGAATCTCGCTGAATGATAAAAGCGTTATGCAGCTTGATGGTGGCAAACTCTCAAGTGCATTGAGTGCTGACCCAGAAAAAGCAAAAGAAGTGTTTTATGGTGGGGAAAAAAAGGATAGTTTAGGAAAATATAATAGATATGATGGAGTTTTTACAAAAGTAAATAAAGTTTTAGCCGATTTATTAGAAGGTGGAAACGCTAAGTTAAAAACTTTTGAGCAAACACTTGAAAGAGAGCTAAAAAACTACAATCAAGAGAAAGACAAAGCAAAGAAAATGCTTGATGCTAGATATGATACCATGCAGCAGAGATTTGCGTCTTTTGATGAGCAAATAGCAAAAGCAAATAACTCTTTCAATGCCGTTCAAATGATGATAGACCAAGCCGCCGCTAACGACAAAAAGAAATAA
- a CDS encoding tetratricopeptide repeat protein → MIQKLCKRIVLTLCVGMSVAFALDDEVKSLEKDCNGGNAGACVDLGNMYDFGYPFKQDYKKAAELYQKACNGGDALGCYNLGLMYANGKGVKQDYKKAAELFQKACNSGNALGCSNLGVMYCDGKGVKQDYKKAAELFQKACNSGNALGCSNLGVMYRDGKGVKQDYKKATELYQKACNSGNAGGCYNLGVMYADGEGVKQDYKKAAELFQKACNSGNALGCSNLGVMYADGEGVKQNKSKAKKLFGDACDMGYQGGCDAYRELNEAGVQ, encoded by the coding sequence ATGATACAGAAGCTATGCAAGCGTATTGTTTTGACATTGTGTGTGGGTATGAGTGTTGCATTTGCACTTGATGATGAAGTAAAAAGTTTAGAGAAAGATTGTAATGGCGGTAATGCTGGTGCTTGTGTTGATCTTGGAAATATGTATGATTTTGGTTATCCTTTCAAGCAAGACTATAAAAAAGCGGCAGAATTATATCAAAAAGCATGTAATGGTGGTGATGCTCTTGGTTGCTATAATCTTGGCTTAATGTATGCTAATGGTAAAGGCGTAAAACAAGACTACAAAAAAGCGGCGGAATTGTTTCAAAAAGCATGTAATAGTGGTAATGCTCTTGGTTGTTCTAATCTTGGAGTCATGTATTGTGATGGCAAAGGCGTAAAACAAGACTACAAAAAAGCGGCGGAATTGTTTCAAAAAGCATGTAATAGTGGTAATGCTCTTGGTTGTTCTAATCTTGGAGTCATGTATCGTGATGGCAAAGGCGTAAAACAAGACTACAAAAAAGCGACAGAATTATATCAAAAAGCATGTAATAGTGGTAATGCTGGTGGTTGCTATAATCTTGGGGTAATGTATGCTGATGGCGAAGGCGTAAAACAAGACTACAAAAAAGCGGCGGAGTTGTTTCAAAAAGCATGTAATAGTGGTAATGCTCTTGGTTGTTCTAATCTTGGAGTAATGTATGCTGATGGCGAAGGTGTAAAACAGAATAAAAGTAAGGCAAAAAAGCTATTTGGCGATGCGTGTGATATGGGGTATCAAGGTGGCTGTGATGCTTATAGAGAATTAAACGAAGCTGGTGTGCAGTAA
- a CDS encoding M16 family metallopeptidase produces MSSIAFGSVLPKYESKILENGLQVVVIPLHNKSNVIETNVFYKVGSRNEVMGKSGIAHMLEHMNFKTTKNLKAGEFDEIVKQMGGVNNASTSFDYTRYFIKSSTQNLNKSLELFAELMQNLEFIDSEFQSERDVVAQERLWRTDNTPSGYLYFRFFNTAYVYHPYHWTPIGFMTDIQNWSLQDVKSFHETYYQPQNAILLVSGDVNPHDVFSGAEKYFSKIKNKGEIPKVIMQEPEQDGIREAYIKKDTGGIEWLIMGFKTPSFTHKDQVALEAIGDILGGGKSAILPSILQDKLQLASSVSAYNMDMIDSGMFIIIATGNAGVSANALKEEILKQIEKLKKTQITQAQLDKIKINTRASFIYSLESASSVAGLFGSYFVRGDIQPLLDYEKNLESLNTKQIQEVAKKYLALDQATTLIMRR; encoded by the coding sequence ATGAGTAGTATTGCATTTGGTAGTGTATTGCCAAAATATGAAAGTAAGATTCTTGAAAATGGTTTGCAAGTCGTGGTGATTCCACTGCATAATAAAAGTAATGTAATTGAGACAAATGTATTTTATAAAGTCGGCTCTCGTAATGAAGTCATGGGGAAAAGCGGTATAGCACACATGCTAGAACACATGAATTTTAAAACAACAAAGAATCTAAAAGCTGGTGAATTTGATGAGATAGTAAAGCAAATGGGCGGTGTGAATAATGCTTCTACAAGCTTTGATTATACACGCTATTTTATTAAATCTAGCACACAAAATCTAAATAAGTCCTTAGAGCTTTTTGCTGAACTCATGCAGAATCTAGAATTTATAGATTCTGAATTTCAATCAGAAAGAGATGTGGTAGCACAAGAGAGATTATGGCGGACAGATAATACACCAAGTGGCTATTTATACTTTCGCTTTTTTAATACCGCCTATGTTTATCACCCATATCATTGGACTCCAATCGGCTTTATGACTGATATACAAAATTGGAGTTTGCAAGATGTGAAAAGCTTCCATGAGACTTACTATCAACCACAAAATGCAATATTGCTTGTAAGCGGCGATGTCAATCCACACGATGTATTTAGCGGTGCGGAAAAATATTTTAGCAAGATTAAGAATAAAGGCGAGATTCCAAAAGTGATTATGCAAGAGCCAGAACAAGATGGCATAAGAGAAGCCTATATCAAAAAGGATACAGGCGGGATAGAATGGCTTATCATGGGCTTTAAAACCCCAAGCTTCACGCATAAAGACCAAGTAGCCCTAGAAGCTATCGGCGATATATTAGGCGGTGGTAAAAGTGCGATTTTACCCTCTATCCTGCAGGATAAATTGCAACTTGCTTCATCTGTGAGTGCGTATAATATGGATATGATTGACTCAGGCATGTTTATCATTATAGCAACAGGCAATGCGGGAGTAAGTGCAAATGCTTTGAAAGAAGAAATATTAAAACAGATTGAAAAGCTAAAAAAAACACAAATCACACAAGCACAGCTTGATAAAATTAAGATAAACACTCGTGCAAGTTTTATTTATAGCTTAGAGAGTGCAAGCTCTGTGGCAGGACTCTTTGGATCATATTTTGTGCGAGGTGATATACAACCGCTTCTAGACTATGAGAAAAATCTAGAATCTCTAAATACCAAACAGATTCAAGAAGTCGCAAAAAAATACCTTGCGCTAGATCAAGCAACAACTTTGATTATGAGAAGATAG
- the waaC gene encoding lipopolysaccharide heptosyltransferase I yields the protein MRIAIIRLSAFGDVVIASSMLAGLKALGDYRIEWFVDERFSGILEHSPCITKIHSLPFKKLLKSIGGLLEIRRYCKSCGEFDMVVDMQGLIKSAIVGKCLVSKKFVGFSKDGAREGFASYFYTHKVSIPYDSNILERNFSVLFSHIKEFQANPFTLERVMPLHSQGLGFSYHFIAESLTSHFSALNHMEEKPYTFLFILEASIKEKMYPIEKYAKLAQLLQGLLQNCHFHILWNEDKDRADSMLTLLKKQGLKATQLDKLDFNSLKFVLRQVDCAIGGDTGVTHLAWAMGTNCITLYGNNTESSGKNMRDTKLSRVLLGNPYVVSKGTNFEIESIEPREIFEVFKHNVLESLGALESLQE from the coding sequence ATGAGAATTGCTATCATACGATTATCTGCATTTGGTGATGTTGTCATCGCATCAAGCATGCTTGCTGGACTTAAGGCTCTTGGGGATTATAGGATAGAATGGTTTGTTGATGAGAGATTTAGCGGTATTTTGGAGCATTCCCCTTGTATTACAAAGATTCACTCACTGCCATTTAAAAAGCTTTTAAAAAGCATAGGCGGGCTTTTAGAGATACGAAGATATTGTAAGAGTTGCGGTGAATTTGACATGGTGGTAGATATGCAGGGGCTTATAAAGTCAGCCATTGTCGGTAAATGCCTTGTGTCTAAAAAATTTGTTGGATTCTCTAAAGATGGGGCAAGGGAGGGCTTTGCTAGCTATTTTTATACACATAAGGTATCAATACCCTATGATTCTAATATCCTTGAGCGAAATTTCTCTGTGCTTTTTAGTCATATAAAAGAGTTTCAGGCAAACCCTTTTACACTTGAGCGAGTTATGCCACTGCATTCACAAGGGCTAGGCTTTAGCTATCATTTTATTGCAGAATCTCTTACTTCGCATTTTTCAGCACTAAATCATATGGAAGAAAAGCCCTATACTTTTTTATTTATCCTTGAAGCTTCTATTAAAGAGAAAATGTATCCAATAGAAAAATACGCAAAATTAGCACAATTACTGCAAGGCTTATTGCAAAATTGCCATTTTCACATTCTATGGAATGAGGATAAAGACAGGGCAGATTCTATGCTTACGCTGTTAAAAAAGCAAGGATTAAAGGCTACGCAGCTTGATAAGCTTGACTTTAATAGCTTGAAATTTGTATTAAGACAGGTTGATTGTGCTATCGGTGGTGATACAGGCGTAACGCATCTTGCATGGGCTATGGGGACAAACTGCATTACACTTTATGGGAATAACACAGAGAGTAGCGGTAAAAACATGCGAGATACAAAGCTTAGCCGTGTATTGCTTGGGAATCCTTATGTCGTCTCAAAAGGCACAAACTTTGAGATTGAAAGCATAGAACCACGAGAGATATTTGAAGTCTTTAAACACAATGTGCTTGAATCTTTAGGAGCTTTAGAATCTTTGCAAGAGTGA
- the fliS gene encoding flagellar export chaperone FliS — MRAFNAHNMYQQNSVSVESPAKLIEMLYEGILRFLGQARRCMEQEDIDIEKKIYYINRTTDIFTELLNVLDYDRGGEVAVYLTGLYTHQIKLLTQANMENNVEKIDIVMNVAKGLLEAWREIHQEELGR; from the coding sequence ATGAGAGCGTTTAATGCCCATAATATGTATCAGCAAAATTCTGTAAGCGTGGAAAGCCCAGCAAAGCTTATAGAAATGTTGTATGAAGGTATTTTGAGGTTTTTAGGTCAGGCACGCAGATGTATGGAGCAAGAAGACATTGATATAGAAAAGAAGATTTACTATATCAATAGGACGACTGATATATTCACGGAACTATTAAATGTCCTTGACTATGATAGGGGCGGTGAAGTAGCAGTATATCTTACAGGGCTTTATACGCATCAAATTAAGCTTTTAACACAGGCTAACATGGAGAATAATGTCGAAAAGATCGATATTGTTATGAATGTAGCAAAGGGCTTATTAGAGGCATGGAGAGAAATACATCAAGAAGAGCTAGGACGCTAG
- a CDS encoding flagellar hook-basal body protein, with amino-acid sequence MQTGYYGATGGMITQFNRLDVISNNLANLNTNGFKRDDVVIGDFLRMVQGHQDTLPIPDETKAAAKFINRTMTRVPTIAEEYTDFSVGAMEQTENTLDFALKAPNTFFAVQTPNGIAYTRNGSFSISDDGYLVTQEGFHVLSRDGIDNEGGILMNANMQINVDTNGNVSFKELGNEGMADNIAGGSLAIVTFDNPKFLKKIGGSLYIEERKEPDNTDSEGLAGANLVYNSGAVTQGFLEKSNVNAVLEMTGMIETNRLVDMYSRVMKTHMDELNAEAINKLAARG; translated from the coding sequence ATGCAAACAGGATATTATGGTGCAACAGGCGGTATGATTACGCAGTTTAATCGACTCGATGTAATCTCAAATAATCTAGCAAATCTCAATACAAATGGATTCAAACGCGATGATGTTGTGATAGGCGATTTTTTGCGTATGGTGCAAGGACATCAAGACACTCTGCCTATACCTGATGAGACAAAGGCAGCAGCAAAGTTTATAAATCGCACAATGACTCGTGTGCCTACAATCGCAGAGGAATATACAGATTTTAGCGTTGGTGCTATGGAGCAAACTGAAAATACGCTTGATTTTGCTTTGAAAGCACCGAATACATTTTTTGCCGTGCAAACGCCAAATGGCATTGCCTATACGCGAAATGGTAGCTTTAGTATAAGCGATGATGGCTATCTTGTAACGCAAGAGGGATTCCATGTATTATCTCGCGATGGTATCGACAATGAGGGCGGAATCTTAATGAATGCAAACATGCAAATAAATGTCGATACAAATGGAAATGTAAGCTTTAAAGAGCTTGGTAATGAGGGCATGGCAGATAATATTGCTGGTGGGAGTTTAGCTATCGTTACTTTTGATAATCCAAAGTTTTTGAAAAAAATCGGTGGTAGCCTTTATATCGAAGAGAGAAAAGAGCCAGATAATACAGACTCAGAAGGTCTAGCAGGGGCAAATCTTGTCTATAATAGCGGGGCAGTTACACAAGGATTTTTAGAAAAAAGTAATGTCAATGCAGTGCTAGAAATGACAGGCATGATTGAGACAAATAGGCTTGTAGATATGTATTCTCGCGTGATGAAAACGCATATGGACGAGCTGAATGCAGAGGCGATAAATAAACTTGCTGCTAGGGGATAA